The genomic window TTATATATTATTTAACTTCTTTTGTTTTAATTCTCATAAGTGATCTTAAAAGGGATAGTTTAGCCCTTTCTACATCAATATCACTCTTTTCATTTAACCTTTTTTCTGCTCTTGCTTTAGACTTTTCAGCTCTATCTATATCAATCTCATTTGGCCATTCACATGTATCGCAAAGCATTATAATTTCATTTTCCATTACCTTTAAAATTCCTGAAGATGAAAAAAATTTTTTTCTTTCACCTTTTTCATCTACAAATTCAGAAATAGTGGGTTTTAATATAGCTACTAAAGGTAAATGTTCTGGCAAAATCCCTATTTGACCTTCTACACTCTCTGTATTTAATTGCGCTATTTCTCCTTTATAAAATTCTTTATTTGGAGTAATAACTGATAGCTTAACAATTTCTGCCATTATATCAATCTCCTAATCCTATGACATAGATTTAGCTTTCTCTACAGCTTCGTCTATAGTTCCCACAAATAAAAATGCAGATTCAGGCAAATTGTCGTGCTTGCCTTCTATTATTTCTTTGAAACCTCTTACTGTTTCACTTACTGGTACAAATTTACCCTTCATTCCAGTAAATTGTTCTGC from Clostridium sp. MB40-C1 includes these protein-coding regions:
- a CDS encoding F0F1 ATP synthase subunit epsilon, with the protein product MAEIVKLSVITPNKEFYKGEIAQLNTESVEGQIGILPEHLPLVAILKPTISEFVDEKGERKKFFSSSGILKVMENEIIMLCDTCEWPNEIDIDRAEKSKARAEKRLNEKSDIDVERAKLSLLRSLMRIKTKEVK